CTGAGTTTGAAAAACAGAATGTTTATAAATTTACTTTAAAATTTAAATTGAAGGTATAAGATGGATTGGGAAAAACTTTCAAAAACCAACCGAATTTTATTAATGATTTTACCACCCATTGTTTTAATTGTACTTTTCAGCTCTATATATATGTTGCCAACCCTTGATAATATTAAAAAACTAAAAAATGACCAAAAAAATATTCAGGAAGACATAGAAAAAGCAAATATAATTGTCAGTAAATATGAAGACTTAAAGGCTTTAAATGAAAAACTGCAGAAAAAAATGGAGTTTTTAAAAACACTGCTTCCTAAAGAAACAGAGGTTACTGATGTTCTAAAAATGGTCTCCCAAATAGGACTCAATAAAGGTCTTGTCGTGACTTCATGGAAACCAAAGGAAAAAACAGTACATTCATCAAATGAAATTTATGAAATTCCTGTAGAAGTTGGTATGAAAGGTAAATATCATACATTTGGAACATTTTTCGCCGATATTACAAGAATAGAAAGAATCGTTAATATAAAAAAGATGGAAATAAAAAAGGGTGACAAAGATCCAACAATGTTAAATGCGAATTTGACTGCTGTTACTTATTCACTGATACCTGAAGAAGAAAAGAAAAAAATACAACAAAAGAAAAAGTAATGGAAAGAAAGAGAATTTTAATCATAGTCGGAGTTTTTTTACTAATTACGCTACTTGTAGTTAGTTACTTTTTACTCAACAAAACAGAGAAACCTCAACAGATACTTACAACCACTCAAAAAAAACAACCAGTTCAGGTAGTTGAACCTACCATAGTATTTCCTACATATACCTATGATGCTCAACAAATGAGGGATCCCTTTGTCCCTCTAATTTTAAAAAGAGATGAAAGAAAAAAAGGAGTATCACCTCTTGAAAGTTATGAAATAGAAGAATTAAAGCTTACAGGAATTGCGATTGACAAAAAAGGAGCTTTTGCACTTCTTCAAGCAACAGATGGAAGATTTTATATTGTAAGAGAAAACGATAGAATAGGATATAGCGGAGGCAAGGTAGTGAAAATCTTAAAAGATGGCATCAAAATCATAGAAAACAATAAAGTTAAATATTTAAAACTCAGGCCGGAGGAAGAAAAATGATAAATATAATTGTTTTTATTTTAATGTTTTTATTTATTTCCGTAAATACTGTTTTTGCAGGTGAGGTCATCAACGTAATACCTGAAGGAGATACTTTAAAAATAAAGCTCACAGAAAAAACTGAGTTCACTCTTCTTCCAAGTGAGGATCCATTTAAAATAAAAATAGAACTTAAAAATACAAAACCTGGAATCTTAGATAAAAAAATATTTTTCAGAGAAGGTATAGTAAGTGAAATCTCAGCTCAGGCAAAAGACAACAATACAGAACTATTACTCCTTATAAGTGAACCTGCAAAAGCTGAAATAGCAATGGAAAATGGCATAATGACAATTTCCTTTAACTCTACCCCTGCCAAACCATCTAAAACAGTAAAAATTATTGAAATGGCAATGGATAAAAATGATGAAGGCTTTGAAATATCAATTCAGGCAGATGATGAACTTCCTGTGCCTTCGGTAAGTAAGATTGACGACTATATAAATGTAAGTTTTCATGGAGTAAGTTTTGAAGCAGAAACTCAGGATATTCCTGTTTCTGTAAAAAGAGAAGGAGATGAACTCACATTGAGCTTCTTCTTTGGAAAAGATTTTAATGCTGAATCTGTTTATCTTGGTGATGAAGTAATCATTAATGTAAAAAGAGCTAAAAAACCACAGGTTGTTACATCAGAGGAAAAAAAAGTTACTGAATCCCCCATGCCTAAAATAGATACTGAAAAAACTGTTTCTCTTGACTTACAGGATGCTGACATAGTAGGAGTTTTCAGACTTCTTGGAGATATTGGAGGATACAATATTGTCATACATCCTGAGGTAAAAGGTAAAATTACTGTTAAACTTATAAATGTTCCCTGGATCCAGGCTCTTGATGTAATATGTAAAACCTTTCAACTTGAAAAAACTTTTGATGGAAACATAATTAGAGTTGCTCCAGTTAAAGTCTTTCAGGAGGAAAAAAAGCTTGAAGCTGAGACAAAAGATCTTTTCAAAAAGGCAGAAGATGAGCAAATTCGTATCTTTGTTTTAAAATACGCATCGGTGGATAAAGTAAAAAGCACCATAGAGTCAGCAAAAATTCTTTCACCAAAAGGTAACATATCAACTGATGAAAGAACCAGAACAGTAATTGTGAGAGATATTCCATCAGTACTTAATCAAGTGACTTCTCTTATTCAGGATCTCGACAAACCTACAAGACAAATACTTCTTGAAGCGAGAATTATAGAAATATCAAGTAGTTTTGCTAAAGCTCTCGGTTTTGAATGGGGTATTGCATGGAGACCTCCTGATACAAGAACAACAATAGGTGGTTCATTAGGAGGCAATGTACCGGGTGGAAGTACTCCATTGGCAATAAATTTACCTGCATCATCAGGTACACAGGCACCAACAACAGCTTTTACTATTGGTTATCTTAATGCGTCCAGAACTTTTGCTCTTGATTTAAGAATTTCAGCACTTCAACAATCAGGCAAGGGTAAAGTCATCTCAAATCCAAAGGTTATCACTCTTGATAATCAGAAGGCAAAAATAGTTCAAGGAGCAAGCATTCCCTATGGAGAAAAAGATGTTCAGAGTGGTCAAATATCAACAAAATTTAAAGATGTTGCTATAACTGTTGAGGCGACACCTCATCTTATTGATGATAAATCAATGCTTCTTGATGTAAACATTATAAAAGAGGATCTTGTTGAGTTTGTAAACATTGGCGGTGTCTATGCTCCAAGAACTCAAAAAATAGAGGGAAATACAAAGGTTTCTCTCAGAGATGGTGAAACTTTAGTTATTGGTGGAATTTACAAAAAAACAGATACAACAACAGAATCTAAGGTTCCAGGGCTTGGAGATATTCCTCTGGTTGGTGAATTATTCAAAAGTCGTGGTAGAGATGAGAGCCTTTATGAGGTTATGATCTTTATAACACCAAGGATAATGCATTATGAATAATGAGGATTTTACTTATAGAAGATGATAGAGTTTTGGGAGAGACACTTAAAGACTATCTCAAGATACATGAGATAGAGACAGTATGGGTTTGGGACGAAAGACAACTTCCAAAGTTAATTACAAAGTACGAGTTTGATGTATTGGTTATTGATTTAATCCTCAATTTTGTTCCAGGCGAAGAAATAATCGCTAAGTTAAGACAGGCAGGCATTGAAACCCCAATTTTAGTAATCACTGCTAAGAAAACTTTAGATGACAAAGAAAAATGTTTCTTAAAAGGGGCAGACGATTATCTTACAAAACCTTTTGATTTTAAAGAATTTTTATTGAGGGTCAAAGCATTAAGTAGAAGAAAGCACATGTCAACAATTGTCAATATTGGCGATTTAACTGTAAACATAGATGCTAAAACAATTTACAGAGGCGGTGAAGAAGTCAAGATTTCAAAAAAAGCATGGCAACTGCTTGAACTTCTTCTAAAAAATAGAGGAGAAATTGTTAGCCAAGAAACCATTCTCAACTATGTATGGCCCGGGAAAAATGTTGGTGATGAAGTTGTAAGAGCTTATATTAAAGAACTGAGAAAAATACTTCCACCTGACAGCATAATAACATATCCAGGAAGGGGATACAGGCTCAGTTGAAGTTTCAGATTAAGATAATCATAATTTTTTCTACCGTGTTAGCTTTAATTCTTTTTTATTTAAACACAGTTGTAATTAGTTTTATGGACTCTCTCAAAGAAGAATATATTTTTTTTAGTAACAAAAGATTTATTGAACAAAAGTTTCAGGAATATGTAAAAGATGTTCTGCTTTGGGAATTCTTGCTTGTTTTGAGTTTAATGCTGATTTTATATAAAATCATAGACAGAATGCTTAAACAGGAAAGAGATTACAGAGATTTTTTAGAACTGATTCTTTTGACTATCTCCCACAAATTTGGCAATTTTTTAGCAACGCATAAAGGCAACATAGAGATTTTAAAAATCCGATATGATGAGAGAGCTATCCAGAGACTTGAGAAAAGTTATAACTACATTCAGAATGACTTTCAGAAGATTTTAGAAACTATAAGACATTTCAAAGACCTTTCATCCAGCAAAGACAGAGTTAATTTAAAAGAAGTTATAGAGAGAAATCTTTCAATGTTTGAAATCAATAATAGAAAGTTGATATTGAATCTTAAGGATGTCTCTATTTATACAAACAGGCAGATAATAGAAAACATTGTCTATTCACTCATTGAGAATGCAATTAAATATTCCAGTGAAAAAATCCATATAAGGTTGTCCAAAAATAGTGTGGCAATAATAAACGATATTTCTGAAAAACAAAAAGGCTCTGGTGTTGGATTGAAAATCACAGAAGCACTTGCGAAAAAACAGAGATTTAAACTAAAATACAGGGCAAAGGAAAATAGATTTATGGCTCTTTTAAAATTCACATGATTTTCACGCTAATTTATAAATTTTTGTTTATAATTTAAACAGAGGTTTCCTTTGGAAACCTGAATAAGTTTTAGGAGGTAAAATTATGAAACTTTTAAGGGAACAGAAAGGATTCACACTGATTGAGCTGCTAATCGTCATTGCAATTATTGCAATTCTTGCATCAATCGCAATTCCTCAGTACATGAAGTATCAGCAAAAGGCAAAGGTATCATCCTATGCAGAACCTATGGCGAGAGCATGTATGATGGATGCTGTTGCTTATTGTGTTGAAAATCCAGATGGAACAATACCGGTGAATGCAATATCAGTGACATTAAAAAATTGCAGTACAAATACTGATATTACAACGCCTGGTGGGACGGTCAGATTAACAGTTGGTACTGATATAATATGTGATTCTACTGGCTCAATTACTTCAGGTGTTGTAACAGGATCTTTAGCTGGTGTAGATAGCTATACAGCATTCTGCTTTGTTGCTGGCGGTGGATTTAAATGTGAGATTAGGTAACTCTTTTATGGGCAGGTTTTTGCCTGCCCTTTCACATTTCAATAATTTTTAAAAAATTGTAAATGAATTTTAAAATACTTTCCCTTTTAATTCCTTTACTCTTAATTTCATCAGTTTATGTTTTCTCTCTTCCACCTGTTCTTTCAACAGGTGATGGAGGAGAACTCATAACAGCCTCTTACGGATTTGGAATTCCCCATCCATCTGGTTATCCCCTTTATGTTCAGATAGGTAAACTGTTCAGTTTCTTACCATTTGGAAATATTGGTATCAGAGTTGAGTTAATCTCAGTTTTTTTCTCAATATTTACACTTTCTGTTGTATATTTTATTATTTTTAAAATTTCAGGTCAAACCCGTGAAGCTCATTTAGCTGCAATTGCTTCAATTGTTTTTCTTGCATTTTCTTATTCATTTTTCGGACAGAGTATTGTTGCAAAGTTTTATACTTTAAATTCTTTTCTTGTCATGTTTTTATTACTTTTGGGGATAAAAATAATTTTAAATGGATATGACAGAAGAATTCAGTTTCTTACATCATTTATTCTGGGACTCACTCTTTCAGCACATCATACAGGATTTATGATGATTGTTCCTCTTGTTCTCGTTGGAATTTTTTATTACAGAGATTTTTTAAAAAATTTGCCATTGAGTATTGTATTTTTTCTATTAGGTTTCTCATTAAACCTTTATCTTTACATAAGAGGCATTAAGGAGAATCTTTTCAGCATGATACCTGTTACTGATTGGGATTCTTTTTTGACAGTTTTCTTAAGAAAAAACTATGGAGCAGGCTCGTCTATCGATGTTACATCATCGGGTTTTGTTAATTTTTACGGTTATATCTATGCTTTTAAAAACTATCTTTATCTTATTGAAAAAAATTTTACTCTGTTTTCCATACCTTTTTTCATTCTTGGTATTGTCTGGCTTTTTAAAAAGTCAAAAAAACTTTTTGTATTTATTTTAACATCCTTTTTTATCTACTCTATCTTTCTTGCAAAACTTACATTTTCACTACAAAATCCTGATAACCATGAGCTTTATGTTATAGGGCATCAGTATTTTATTCCTTCCTATTCTATTTACTGCACCGTAATAGGCGCAGGATTATACTTTATTTACACCATCTTTGAAAAATTTGGCTTTTATTTTCTTAAAAGAATTGTGCCAATTATTTTAATTTTTTTCCCTTTATTAATGATTCTTGATAGACTTACTGATCAGCATCAGAGATACAACTATGTTCCCTATTCCCATACAAAGGAAATTTTCACATCTCTACCAGTTTCCTCCATTTATATGACCTATGGAGATAATCATGCCTTTCAGGGATGGTATTTAAAACTTGTTGGAAAATACAGAGAAGACATATGCCAAATAGTTCTCGACGATTACAAGACAATGCTCTGGGCACTTCAGGGATGTAAACCTTACAGACTTTACAAAGGACTTTTCCCTGAGTTTTTTGGTGGAGACTTGATAGAGCTTACTAATAAATATCGATATTACTCAATTCTTGCTTTATCAGAAAAACATCCACTTTACACTGTGGTTGACAGTTATCCTTATTTTAGCTCTTTTATATATATAAGTAAATCAAATAATAAAAAAGAGTTTGATGAATTTTTCATTGAAAGAATGAAAAAAATCGAGCCCTTTATTAACTATAAAGATTGCCTAACTCACCGAACAGATGATTTATTCACTATCAAATTATGTAATTTTTCTACGATTGCATATCTTAGCATAGCAAAGGCATTTGAGGAATTATCTAACAACAGAGGAGATTTGACTTTCGATCAAAAAATAACTTACGGAGATATCAAAGCAACGTTTAGGATGAAAATTAAAATTAATAATGAAAATGAAAGATATATCAACATTTATAATGCTATCAGGAAATATAACAAAGAGGATAAATTTTATCTATCAGGAAAGGGAAATGAAAAAAATTAGTTTATTCTTCACTACAACAATTTTGATAATGGTTCTACTTTTTTGCCTCAGACTTATTTTGCAGCAGAAAAATTTTATTGCAGAAGCAAAGAAAGCTGAAAACCCTATTGAATCAATCAGATATTACGAAAGAGCTATTTTATCATACACGCCTTTAAGTCCCTACAATAAAAAAGCTATAGGCGGAATCCTTGAGCAGTGTAAAAAGATTGAAAGTGATGAACAGAGACTTTACTGTTATGAAACATTAAGAAGTTCTCTTTATCAGATAAAAAGTTTTTATCAGCCATACAAAGAAGAAATTAGAAGAATAGAACCTTTAATTGCAGATCTTAAAGCATCTGAAATGATTAAATGGAAGTATAATAAACTTTCTGAAAAAGATTATAAAACTTTATATAGTTACCATATGGAAATTTTGAAATATGATGGCTCACCATCTATATTCTGGAGCTTTGTCTCTGTTTTCTCTCTTTTTGCATGGATTGGCTCGGTTTGTCTGATAATCATAAAAGGACTCAAAGTCCCCTTTGACAGGAAATATTTGATAACAGGTTCTGCAGGCTTCATAATTTTTTTCAGCCTCTGGGTTATAGGGCTTTATTTTGCATAGGCTATGAAAGTTCTTATTCTACCTCTTTATGGGATAGGTGATACACTCATGACAACCCCAGCAATTGAGGTTCTGAAAAAATCAATTGATTGCTGGATTGTGAATCTCTGCATGTTTAAAACTACCTATGAAGTTCTTAAAAATAATCCTTATATTGATGAACTTCTTTACTTTCCATTTCTTGAACGAGGTCTTTTAAATTCATTGAAATTTATTTCCTCTTTAGATAAATTTGATATGGCAATAAACTTTTATCCTTCAAATAGAAAGCAGTATAACATTCTAAGTTTTCTTACAGGAGCAAAATTCAGAATTGGACATAGATATATCAAGAGAGATCTTATTGAACTTAACTTTCTGAAGAATAAAACTATAAAGGAAGATCCAAATCTTCATAATGTAGAGGAAAATCTGAGACTTCTTGAAATTCTGGGAATAAAAATAAACAAATATCCTGAAATGAGAATCTACCTTCAGGAAGAAGAAATCAGTCAGGGACAGTTATTGGTAGAAAATCTTTCAAAAAGAGCAATCAAGGTTGGCATTCATACAGGGACAAGCAGTTTTAAAGGACACAGAGAGAGGAGATTGCCAGTACAAAAATTTCTGGAATTGATAAATAGTATGCCAGATATTGATTTTTTCCTCTTTGGCACCGATGAAGAAAAGCAGGAAAATGAATTTATATCTAAAAATGCAAAATACGGAAATGTAATTCTCATTCAAAATAAACCTATTCGTATGGTTGCATCAATAATTAAACAGATGAATGCTTTTGTGTCAAATGACTCAGGACTCATGCATCTTGCAGCAGCTGTAGGCATACCAGTAGTAGCAATTTTCGGTCCTACGAATCCTGTTTGGGTAAGACCGTGGAAAGTGAAACATAAAATTGTCAGAATCGAACTTCCATGCTCACCCTGTTTTTATTATTCACCAAAACCTCTTAAGTGTGTTGCCGGATTAGATTTTAAGTGTTTGAAAGATATAGATGTTTCAATGGTTAAAGAGGCATTAATTCAGGTTATGATATAATTTAAAGCTACTGAATTAGGAGAATTCCATGAATAAAAGAGGATATCAAAAGTATTTAGAGGAGATTTATGATGGATATGGAATTAAAGGACTATTTACGAAAATAGCAAGAAAACACAAAAAATTGTTTAAGTTATATCTAAGATTGACTAACATTTCTGTAAAAAAGCTTACTGCAATTGATAATATTAATGAAGATAATTTAAAAGTACTTGATATAGGTTGCGGTACAGGAAGCACCTTATTGTATATACATGAGTTTATCAATAAAAATGCTAAATTTTATGGTGTTGATCTTGAGAAAAATCAGTATTTACCAGACTTTGTTAAATTTGAAATATGTGATATAGAGAATCAAAATTTACCTTTCGAAGATGAAAGTTTTGACATCGTTTTGTCAAACTTTGTGATAGAGCATTTACGAAAGCCTGAAAGATTATTTGAAGAAGCAAAAAGAGTCTTAAAAAAAGGAGGCTCTTTTTACTGTTCTACTGAATATTATGTTTCATTATTTACCCCAGATTACTGGAATTTCTTTTCAGATCCTACCCATATCAGACCATGGACGAAAAGAGGTTTTTATGCATTAGCAAAAATAACGGGATTTGAAGTCTGTAGAATTGGAGTCATAAGATGGTGGGAGTTTCTACCTTTACTACCCTTTTTTCCATTCCTAAATCTTGTTTCAAAATCCAATTTTTCATTTATACCTTACGAAATACCTGGTAGAACAGTTTATATTATTGCAAGGAAACCATGAAAATCCTTCATCTTATCTATGACCACATAAACAACCCCTGGGTGGGCGGTGGAGGTGCTGTAAGGACTTATGAGATTAATAAGAGGCTTGCAGAAAAAGGGCATGAGATTACCATAGTTTCAGGAAAATATCCAAAAGCAAAGGATTATGAAGAGGGAAATCTCAAATTTAAATTTGTTGGATATGATAAAAATTATGTTATAAGTGTGTTTTCATACGCATTTAAAGCTGTTAAATTTTTAAAGAAACATGCGAAAGAATACGATATTATTATTGAAGATTTTGCACCGTGGAATCCTGTTTTTTCTAATTTTTTTCATAAAAAAGCAATATTACAGATTCATCATAAGGAGGGAATTAATATTTTTAAAAAATACTTTGTGGCAGGTCTGCCATTTTATTTGATTGAAAGTTTTTATCCTAAAAATTTTTCGTATGTAATTTCTGTATCTGAGGAAACTAAAAACAAATTCAGAGTTGATGCAAAAGTTATCCCAAATGGAATCTCAAGTCATCTTCTCCACAAAGAAAGCAAAATAT
Above is a genomic segment from Thermodesulfovibrio aggregans containing:
- a CDS encoding type 4a pilus biogenesis protein PilO; amino-acid sequence: MDWEKLSKTNRILLMILPPIVLIVLFSSIYMLPTLDNIKKLKNDQKNIQEDIEKANIIVSKYEDLKALNEKLQKKMEFLKTLLPKETEVTDVLKMVSQIGLNKGLVVTSWKPKEKTVHSSNEIYEIPVEVGMKGKYHTFGTFFADITRIERIVNIKKMEIKKGDKDPTMLNANLTAVTYSLIPEEEKKKIQQKKK
- a CDS encoding glycosyltransferase family 4 protein, with amino-acid sequence MKILHLIYDHINNPWVGGGGAVRTYEINKRLAEKGHEITIVSGKYPKAKDYEEGNLKFKFVGYDKNYVISVFSYAFKAVKFLKKHAKEYDIIIEDFAPWNPVFSNFFHKKAILQIHHKEGINIFKKYFVAGLPFYLIESFYPKNFSYVISVSEETKNKFRVDAKVIPNGISSHLLHKESKIYDYMAFIGRIDIYNKGLDLLFEAVRQIEVNLLIAGKGKDENKLFEIIKDLNLTNVKYIGFLSEEEKILFISNAKFLIMPSRFEGQGIVALEVAALGKPLIVSDIPELRYVVENGFGISFRSGDVKSLKQAIEYMLSNETLIIEMGKKGRQYARQFTWDRIAEEYERYLTENLL
- a CDS encoding class I SAM-dependent methyltransferase; its protein translation is MNKRGYQKYLEEIYDGYGIKGLFTKIARKHKKLFKLYLRLTNISVKKLTAIDNINEDNLKVLDIGCGTGSTLLYIHEFINKNAKFYGVDLEKNQYLPDFVKFEICDIENQNLPFEDESFDIVLSNFVIEHLRKPERLFEEAKRVLKKGGSFYCSTEYYVSLFTPDYWNFFSDPTHIRPWTKRGFYALAKITGFEVCRIGVIRWWEFLPLLPFFPFLNLVSKSNFSFIPYEIPGRTVYIIARKP
- the pilQ gene encoding type IV pilus secretin PilQ, which gives rise to MINIIVFILMFLFISVNTVFAGEVINVIPEGDTLKIKLTEKTEFTLLPSEDPFKIKIELKNTKPGILDKKIFFREGIVSEISAQAKDNNTELLLLISEPAKAEIAMENGIMTISFNSTPAKPSKTVKIIEMAMDKNDEGFEISIQADDELPVPSVSKIDDYINVSFHGVSFEAETQDIPVSVKREGDELTLSFFFGKDFNAESVYLGDEVIINVKRAKKPQVVTSEEKKVTESPMPKIDTEKTVSLDLQDADIVGVFRLLGDIGGYNIVIHPEVKGKITVKLINVPWIQALDVICKTFQLEKTFDGNIIRVAPVKVFQEEKKLEAETKDLFKKAEDEQIRIFVLKYASVDKVKSTIESAKILSPKGNISTDERTRTVIVRDIPSVLNQVTSLIQDLDKPTRQILLEARIIEISSSFAKALGFEWGIAWRPPDTRTTIGGSLGGNVPGGSTPLAINLPASSGTQAPTTAFTIGYLNASRTFALDLRISALQQSGKGKVISNPKVITLDNQKAKIVQGASIPYGEKDVQSGQISTKFKDVAITVEATPHLIDDKSMLLDVNIIKEDLVEFVNIGGVYAPRTQKIEGNTKVSLRDGETLVIGGIYKKTDTTTESKVPGLGDIPLVGELFKSRGRDESLYEVMIFITPRIMHYE
- a CDS encoding glycosyltransferase family 9 protein, with translation MKVLILPLYGIGDTLMTTPAIEVLKKSIDCWIVNLCMFKTTYEVLKNNPYIDELLYFPFLERGLLNSLKFISSLDKFDMAINFYPSNRKQYNILSFLTGAKFRIGHRYIKRDLIELNFLKNKTIKEDPNLHNVEENLRLLEILGIKINKYPEMRIYLQEEEISQGQLLVENLSKRAIKVGIHTGTSSFKGHRERRLPVQKFLELINSMPDIDFFLFGTDEEKQENEFISKNAKYGNVILIQNKPIRMVASIIKQMNAFVSNDSGLMHLAAAVGIPVVAIFGPTNPVWVRPWKVKHKIVRIELPCSPCFYYSPKPLKCVAGLDFKCLKDIDVSMVKEALIQVMI
- a CDS encoding response regulator transcription factor is translated as MRILLIEDDRVLGETLKDYLKIHEIETVWVWDERQLPKLITKYEFDVLVIDLILNFVPGEEIIAKLRQAGIETPILVITAKKTLDDKEKCFLKGADDYLTKPFDFKEFLLRVKALSRRKHMSTIVNIGDLTVNIDAKTIYRGGEEVKISKKAWQLLELLLKNRGEIVSQETILNYVWPGKNVGDEVVRAYIKELRKILPPDSIITYPGRGYRLS
- a CDS encoding HAMP domain-containing histidine kinase, which codes for MKFQIKIIIIFSTVLALILFYLNTVVISFMDSLKEEYIFFSNKRFIEQKFQEYVKDVLLWEFLLVLSLMLILYKIIDRMLKQERDYRDFLELILLTISHKFGNFLATHKGNIEILKIRYDERAIQRLEKSYNYIQNDFQKILETIRHFKDLSSSKDRVNLKEVIERNLSMFEINNRKLILNLKDVSIYTNRQIIENIVYSLIENAIKYSSEKIHIRLSKNSVAIINDISEKQKGSGVGLKITEALAKKQRFKLKYRAKENRFMALLKFT
- a CDS encoding glycosyltransferase family 117 protein; the protein is MNFKILSLLIPLLLISSVYVFSLPPVLSTGDGGELITASYGFGIPHPSGYPLYVQIGKLFSFLPFGNIGIRVELISVFFSIFTLSVVYFIIFKISGQTREAHLAAIASIVFLAFSYSFFGQSIVAKFYTLNSFLVMFLLLLGIKIILNGYDRRIQFLTSFILGLTLSAHHTGFMMIVPLVLVGIFYYRDFLKNLPLSIVFFLLGFSLNLYLYIRGIKENLFSMIPVTDWDSFLTVFLRKNYGAGSSIDVTSSGFVNFYGYIYAFKNYLYLIEKNFTLFSIPFFILGIVWLFKKSKKLFVFILTSFFIYSIFLAKLTFSLQNPDNHELYVIGHQYFIPSYSIYCTVIGAGLYFIYTIFEKFGFYFLKRIVPIILIFFPLLMILDRLTDQHQRYNYVPYSHTKEIFTSLPVSSIYMTYGDNHAFQGWYLKLVGKYREDICQIVLDDYKTMLWALQGCKPYRLYKGLFPEFFGGDLIELTNKYRYYSILALSEKHPLYTVVDSYPYFSSFIYISKSNNKKEFDEFFIERMKKIEPFINYKDCLTHRTDDLFTIKLCNFSTIAYLSIAKAFEELSNNRGDLTFDQKITYGDIKATFRMKIKINNENERYINIYNAIRKYNKEDKFYLSGKGNEKN
- a CDS encoding pilus assembly protein PilP, coding for MERKRILIIVGVFLLITLLVVSYFLLNKTEKPQQILTTTQKKQPVQVVEPTIVFPTYTYDAQQMRDPFVPLILKRDERKKGVSPLESYEIEELKLTGIAIDKKGAFALLQATDGRFYIVRENDRIGYSGGKVVKILKDGIKIIENNKVKYLKLRPEEEK
- a CDS encoding prepilin-type N-terminal cleavage/methylation domain-containing protein: MKLLREQKGFTLIELLIVIAIIAILASIAIPQYMKYQQKAKVSSYAEPMARACMMDAVAYCVENPDGTIPVNAISVTLKNCSTNTDITTPGGTVRLTVGTDIICDSTGSITSGVVTGSLAGVDSYTAFCFVAGGGFKCEIR